One segment of Mastomys coucha isolate ucsf_1 unplaced genomic scaffold, UCSF_Mcou_1 pScaffold23, whole genome shotgun sequence DNA contains the following:
- the LOC116072676 gene encoding olfactory receptor 150-like produces the protein MIAGNHSMVTEFILAGLTSTPELQLPLFFLFLGIYAVTMVGNLGMITLILLSSHLHTPMYFFLSSLSFIDLCHSTVITPKMLVNFVTMKNVISYPECMTQLYFFLVFVISECHMLAAMAYDRYVAICNPLLYNAMMSYQVCFWLIFGVYSMGFIGATAHTVCMLRVHFCKVDVINHYFCDLFPLLELSCSPTFINEVVVLCFSAFNILFPTLSILISYIFIIASILRIKSTEGRSKAFSTCSSHISAVAVFFGSAAFMYLQPSSVSSMDQGKVSSVFYTIVVPMLNPLIYSLRNKDVKVALTKFYEKSFS, from the coding sequence ATGATAGCAGGAAACCACTCCATGGTGACTGAGTTTATTCTTGCTGGATTAACAAGCACACCAGAGCTGCagctgcctctcttcttcctcttcctgggaATCTATGCAGTAACGATGGTGGGAAACCTGGGCATGATCACTCTGATCCTGCTCAGCTCCCACttgcacacacccatgtacttcttcctcagcagTCTGTCCTTCATTGACCTCTGCCATTCTACTGTCATTACCCCAAAAATGCTGGTGAACTTTGTGACCATGAAGAATGTCATCTCCTATCCTGAATGCATGACTCAGCTCTATTTCTTTCTGGTGTTTGTTATATCAGAGTGTCACATGCTGGCAGCGATGGCATATGACCGCTATGTTGCCATCTGTAACCCCTTGCTATACAATGCTATGATGTCCTATCAAGTCTGTTTCTGGTTGATATTTGGGGTGTATAGTATGGGCTTTATTGGTGCCACAGCTCACACAGTGTGCATGCTAAGAGTCCATTTCTGTAAAGTTGATGTAATAAATCATTACTTCTGTGATCTTTTCCCATTATTGGAGCTTTCTTGCTCCCCTACTTTTATCAATGAAGTAGTTGTTCTATGTTTTagtgcttttaatatccttttccCAACACTGAGTATCCTGATCTCTTACATCTTCATCATTGCCAGCATCCTCCGGATTAAATCCACTGAAGGCAGGTCCAAAGCCTTCAGCACCTGCAGCTCACACATATCAGCTGTTGCTGTCTTCTTTGGGTCTGCTGCATTCATGTACCTGCAGCCATCATCAGTCAGCTCCATGGACCAAGGGAAAGTATCCTCTGTGTTTTATACCATTGTTGTGCCCATGCTGAACCCCTtgatctacagcctgaggaataAGGATGTCAAGGTCGCACTaacaaaattttatgaaaaaagtttctcatga